One Lacipirellulaceae bacterium DNA window includes the following coding sequences:
- the ribD gene encoding bifunctional diaminohydroxyphosphoribosylaminopyrimidine deaminase/5-amino-6-(5-phosphoribosylamino)uracil reductase RibD produces MPSEADHLHMARALELARRGQGFVEPNPMVGCLLVREGEVVGEGYHKKFGGPHAERNALKEARDAAQGATAFVTLEPCCHTGKTPPCTEALIKAGIRRVAVGTVDPNPRVSGKGIAALKEAGIEVTTGVMQEEAEALIAPFAKLQKVGRPWVIAKWAMTLDGKIASRTGHSQWISGEKSRALVHELRGRMDAIVVGRKTAEVDDPLLTARPAGQRQATRVVIDTEARLSLESQLVLTAAETPVLLICAETAPAERREALENHRVEVLAIEGKNHEQRLQAALDEMGRRQWTNILVEGGGQLLGSLFDNQAIDEVHAFIAPKLVGGGGASSPIAGAGLDQIPTGKLRDLNVQFLDDDVYVNGRYR; encoded by the coding sequence ATGCCGAGCGAAGCCGATCATTTGCACATGGCTCGCGCTCTAGAGCTTGCCCGCCGGGGGCAAGGCTTTGTCGAGCCTAACCCCATGGTCGGGTGCCTACTGGTCCGAGAAGGCGAGGTTGTCGGAGAGGGTTACCACAAGAAGTTCGGCGGACCTCACGCAGAACGCAACGCACTCAAAGAAGCCCGCGATGCTGCCCAAGGGGCTACCGCTTTCGTAACGCTCGAGCCTTGCTGTCACACGGGCAAAACCCCTCCCTGTACCGAAGCATTGATCAAAGCCGGTATCCGCAGGGTCGCTGTCGGCACGGTCGATCCTAATCCTCGAGTTTCGGGGAAAGGAATCGCAGCCCTCAAGGAAGCAGGCATCGAAGTCACTACCGGTGTGATGCAGGAAGAGGCTGAAGCTCTGATCGCTCCATTTGCGAAACTGCAAAAGGTTGGACGCCCTTGGGTAATCGCCAAATGGGCGATGACTCTCGATGGCAAGATCGCCAGCCGTACGGGTCACAGCCAGTGGATTTCTGGCGAAAAGTCGCGAGCCCTGGTCCACGAATTACGCGGTCGGATGGACGCGATCGTTGTCGGCAGGAAAACGGCCGAAGTGGACGATCCGCTCCTCACGGCTCGACCCGCTGGCCAGCGACAAGCAACCCGCGTGGTCATCGATACGGAAGCGCGCCTGTCGCTAGAAAGCCAACTCGTGCTCACCGCTGCAGAAACACCTGTGCTACTTATCTGTGCAGAAACGGCACCTGCCGAGCGACGCGAGGCGCTCGAAAACCACCGCGTCGAAGTCCTAGCCATTGAAGGAAAGAACCACGAACAACGCCTCCAGGCGGCACTCGATGAAATGGGTCGCCGACAATGGACAAACATCCTCGTCGAAGGCGGCGGGCAACTGCTCGGTTCGCTGTTCGACAACCAAGCCATCGATGAAGTGCATGCGTTCATCGCCCCCAAGCTCGTTGGCGGGGGCGGAGCGTCATCGCCGATTGCTGGTGCAGGTCTCGACCAGATCCCCACCGGGAAGCTGCGCGACTTGAACGTTCAATTTCTCGACGACGATGTCTACGTCAACGGACGATACCGCTGA